From the Mangifera indica cultivar Alphonso chromosome 10, CATAS_Mindica_2.1, whole genome shotgun sequence genome, one window contains:
- the LOC123226812 gene encoding pentatricopeptide repeat-containing protein At3g51320-like, translating to MVSVLTACGKLARLKEEGAVHGFIIRTSEKSNRILDTSLIDMYSKCHKVDAAQRVAEGKSISPDEITFIGVLCACAQAELLTEGRSYFNQMIDLYKIKPNFAHYWCLANLYSGSGLTERVEEISRKMLEDKELPSESLVWVNVLSSCRFQGDVALGERIAKTLIDMDPHDFSYYQLLLNVYDVAGRKEDVAMVKEQMKERRMGRIPGCSLVDLKEIVHKLKLECSFASDRETKGRSSCRNQTW from the exons ATGGTTAGTGTGCTCACTGCCTGTGGTAAGTTAGCACGATTGAAGGAAGAAGGTGCAGTGCACGGCTTTATCATAAGGACTTCAGAAAAATCTAATCGGATTCTTGATACATCACTGATTGATATGTATAGTAAATGCCATAAGGTAGACGCAGCACAAAGAGT AGCAGAAGGAAAGAGCATTTCTCCAGATGAAATCACTTTCATTGGTGTTCTTTGTGCTTGTGCACAAGCAGAACTATTGACAGAAGGAAGAAGTTATTTCAATCAGATGATTGATTTGTATAAGATAAAACCAAATTTTGCACATTATTGGTGTCTGGCAAACCTTTACTCTGGTTCAGGGCTTACAGAAAGGGTTGAGGAAATCTCAAGGAAGATGCTTGAAGACAAGGAATTGCCATCAGAATCATTGGTGTGGGTCAATGTACTCAGCTCATGTCGTTTCCAAGGAGATGTGGCTTTAGGGGAAAGAATAGCAAAAACTTTGATAGACATGGATCCTCATGATTTCTCTTACTATCAGTTGCTACTGAATGTCTATGATGTAGCAGGTCGAAAGGAGGATGTTGCTATGGTGAAAGagcaaatgaaagaaagaaggatGGGAAGAATACCCGGATGTAGTCTTGTAGACTTGAAAGAAATTGTTCACAAGTTGAAACTGGAATGCTCTTTTGCGAGTGACAGGGAAACGAAGGGGAGGTCATCATGCAGAAATCAAACTTGGTGA
- the LOC123226811 gene encoding receptor kinase-like protein Xa21, translating into MEKSLFLSILLAFSVHFLTLPFVHAQVTDIFTDKQALLALKASISHDPSNLLASNWSTSSSVCHWMGITCGARHLRVTALNISHLGLTATLPPQLGNLSFLARLDITNNSFYGSLPEEYAQLRRLKYLDLSHNRLSAELPASIFDNLPNLQLLYLHFNMFEGKIPSILSKCRSLQNLSLSFNNFTGAIPKEIGNLTQLREIYLGYNKLQGEIPKELGNLAKLERLSLLKNYLTGTIPREIGNLTLIKYLYLSSNKLSGEILYEIGNLHSLELLNLALNHLVGPVPATIFNISTMQILSLYNNQLSGIIPSIAELPNLEGLYLWGNNFTGPFPNFITNASKLSIIDIAENSFSGFIPDTIGNLKNLERFYLQHNYFTSTPDLSFLSNLTNCKTLRYLSLSGNPLNSMLPGSIGNLSFSLEHFWIDDCNISGKLPKEIGNLKNLIGLELQDNELIGPVPVTLVGLQNLQGLYLQNNKLEGLIPDILCHLHELDELNFMGNKFNGAIPTCIGNLTALRKLFLGSNRLTSLIPSTLWSLQDLLYLDFSSNFLDGYLPLDIGNLKVTIAIDLSRNLFSGEIPITIGSLENLQSLSLGYNRLQDSILETFGNMKSLELLDLSGNNLSGVIPKSLEDLMYVKYLNLSFNQLSGEIPRGGSFKNFSAESFMGNLALCGPPQLQVPPCKRNTHGKSRTKKVFLLILLPTCIVVSLVVLVLMSLLIQKRRTRPTTNVDFCPGGTWRKISYQELVRATDGFSENNLLGKGSYGSVYKGRLDEGMEVAVKVFHLDFEGALTSFETECEVIRVVRHRNFVKIISSYSNDDFKSLILEYMSNGSLEKLLFYEKNLWNIFFLAIQSQSFIVT; encoded by the exons ATGGAGAAATCTCTATTTCTCAGCATTTTGTTAGCTTTCTCAGTTCATTTTTTGACACTTCCCTTCGTTCATGCACAAGTAACCGACATTTTCACGGACAAACAAGCTCTTCTTGCCTTGAAAGCTAGTATAAGCCATGATCCAAGCAATTTGTTGGCCAGCAATTGGTCCACAAGTTCTTCTGTTTGTCATTGGATGGGCATAACTTGTGGTGCTCGTCACCTTCGAGTAACAGCTTTGAATATTTCTCACTTGGGTCTCACAGCCACCCTTCCTCCTCAACTGGGAAATTTATCTTTCCTTGCAAGGCTAGACATCACAAACAACAGCTTTTATGGCTCTCTCCCTGAGGAATATGCTCAATTACGTAGACTGAAATACCTTGATTTGAGTCATAATAGATTGTCGGCTGAACTCCCTGCAAGTATTTTTGATAATCTTCCCAATTTGCAGTTGCTTTATTTGCATTTTAACATGTTCGAAGGAAAAATACCATCGATCTTATCAAAATGCAGAAGCCTGCAAAACTTATCCTTGTCATTCAATAATTTCACAGGAGCCATTCcgaaagaaattggaaacttgactCAACTTAGAGAGATCTATCTTGGATACAACAAACTACAAG gagaaattccAAAAGAGCTTGGTAATCTTGCAAAACTGGAGCGATTATCGCTGCTAAAAAATTACTTAACAGGAACAATTCCAAGAGAAATTGGGAACTTGACATTAATCAAGTATCTATATCTAAGCTCGAACAAATTATCAG GTGAGATACTGTATGAAATTGGCAATCTCCATAGTCTTGAGCTGTTGAATCTTGCACTAAACCACCTAGTTGGCCCTGTCCCAGCTACTATATTCAACATTTCAACAATGCAAATACTTTCATTGTACAACAATCAACTCTCCggaattattccatcaattgcAGAGCTTCCAAACCTTGAGGGTCTTTACTTGTGGGGAAACAATTTCACTGGGCCATTTCCCAATTTCATCACCAATGCTTCCAAGCTCTCCATTATAGATATCGCAGAAAACTCATTCTCAGGCTTTATTCCTGACACAattggtaatttaaaaaatcttgaaagattttatttacAACATAATTACTTCACATCTACTCCTGATCTAAGCTTTCTTTCCAATTTGACAAATTGCAAGACTTTAAGATATCTAAGCTTAAGCGGAAATCCACTAAATAGCATGCTTCCAGGTTCCATAgggaatctttctttttctttggaaCATTTTTGGATAGATGATTGCAACATTAGTGGCAAACTTCCcaaagaaattggaaacttgaaAAACTTGATAGGTCTAGAATTACAAGATAATGAATTGATTGGACCAGTTCCAGTTACCTTGGTTGGATTGCAGAATCTCCAAGGTttatatcttcaaaataataaattggaaGGACTCATCCCAGATATACTTTGTCATTTACATGAATTGGATGAGTTGAATTTTATGGGAAACAAGTTCAATGGAGCCATACCTACATGTATTGGCAATCTCACTGCACtaagaaaattgtttttaggTTCAAATAGGTTAACTTCTTTAATACCCTCAACTTTGTGGAGCCTACAGGATCTCTTGTACttagatttttcatcaaattttcttGATGGGTATCTTCCATTAGATATTGGAAACCTTAAGGTTACAATAGCTATAGATTTGTCAAGGAATCTATTTTCAGGAGAGATTCCAATTACTATTGGAAGCCTAGAAAATCTACAATCTCTCTCCTTGGGATACAACAGATTGCAAGACTCCATTCTTGAAACATTTGGCAACATGAAAAGCCTGGAATTATTGGATTTGTCTGGAAACAACCTTTCTGGTGTGATTCCTAAGTCTTTGGAGGATCTCATGTAcgtcaaatatctaaatttatctttcaaccAACTAAGTGGGGAAATTCCTAGAGGAGGGTCCTTCAAAAATTTCTCAGCTGAATCGTTTATGGGGAATCTTGCATTGTGTGGGCCTCCTCAACTACAAGTTCCACCATGCAAAAGAAACACTCATGGAAAATCAAGGACTAAAAAGGTTTTCCTATTGATTCTTTTGCCAACGTGCATTGTAGTCTCATTAGTTGTCCTAGTTCTTATGTCTTTGTTGATCCAAAAAAGAAGAACAAGGCCAACTACCAATGTTGATTTTTGCCCTGGAGGAACATGGAGAAAAATTTCTTATCAGGAACTTGTGAGAGCAACGGATGGATTTAGTGAGAACAACCTACTTGGCAAAGGAAGTTACGGTTCAGTTTACAAAGGAAGATTAGATGAGGGAATGGAGGTTGCAGTAAAAGTATTCCACTTGGATTTTGAAGGAGCTCTTACAAGTTTTGAAACTGAATGTGAAGTGATAAGAGTTGTTCGTCATCgaaattttgtcaaaatcatCAGCAGCTAttcaaatgatgattttaaatctttGATACTTGAATACATGTCTAATGGGAGCCTggagaaattgttgttttatgaGAAGAAT CTTTGGAATATCTTCTTTTTGGCTATTCAATCCCAATCATTCATTGTGACATAA